CAACTATTAATTTTCATTTAAAAAGATGAGATTAAATCAAGCATATACTTTTGACGACATCTTATTAATACCACAAAAATCGGATGTTTTACCTAAAGATACAAGCACTGAAACATATTTTACAAGGAACATTAAACTTCATATTCCTTTAGTAAGTGCCGCTATGGATACTGTAACCGAATCGCGTATGGCAGTAGCGTTGGCGCAGTCTGGGGGAATTGGGGTAATTCATAAAAATCTATCAATCGAGGAGCAAGTGGCTGAGGTTATTAAGGTTAAGCGGGCTGAAAGTGGTATGATCCTAAACCCCATAACAATTGATCCAGAAGCGCCAGTTGGGAAAGCTAAAGAGTTAATGGAGAAATATGCTATATCAGGCTTGCCAGTAGTAAATACTGAAGGGTATCTTTTGGGAATTATTACAAAACGCGATATCATTTTTGAGACCGACCATAATAAAAAAGTAAAACATTTAATGACTAGGGAAAACTTAATAACAGCTCCGGTTGGTACTTCACTAGAAAAAGCTAGGGAAATTTTAAAAAAAACAAAAGTCGAAAAACTTCCAATAGTCGACAAGAAATTCCGACTAAGGGGATTAATTACCATTAAGGATATTATAAAAAAATACACCTATCATCATTCCACGGTTGATAATTTGGGCCGTTTGCGTGTTGCGGCAGCTATCGGCGTAAGCAAAGACGCCTTACAACGCGCTGCGGCGCTTATCGAGGCCGAGGCCGATGCCCTAGTAATTGACACGGCTCACGCGCATAGTGCTAATGTGATAAATTTGGTTAAACTATTACGTAGGAAATTTCCGGACGCACAATTAGTCGTTGGAAACATCGCAACTGCCGAGGCCGTCCGCGATCTGGCCAAGTTAAATGTCGATGCGTTAAAAGTTGGTATCGGCCCCGGGTCAATTTGTACAACTCGGGTTATCGCTGGAATCGGGGTTCCGCAGTTCAGTGCCATTTACAATTGCGCCCGGGTTACCAGAAGATATCAAATTCCGATAATTGCTGATGGTGGTATTAGATATTCTGGAGATATTGTGAAAGCTATTGCTGCCGGGGCATCTTCGGTAATGATTGGAAATCTTTTTGCGGGAACAGACGAAAGTCCGGGTGAAGAAATTCTTTTAGAAGGCAGAAAATACAAAATATACCGAGCTATGGGTTCGATTGATGCTATGAAACGCGGTTCAGCTGATCGGTATTTTCAAGAGGAAGCCAAAAAGTTTGTTCCTGAAGGAATTGAGGGTCGAGTACCATACCGTGGTAAAGTAAGCGACGTGATATTTCAGTTGATTGGTGGTTTAAAAGCCGGGATGGGGTATTGTGGTGCACGGACAATTAAAGAATTACA
This genomic window from candidate division WOR-3 bacterium contains:
- the guaB gene encoding IMP dehydrogenase, with amino-acid sequence MRLNQAYTFDDILLIPQKSDVLPKDTSTETYFTRNIKLHIPLVSAAMDTVTESRMAVALAQSGGIGVIHKNLSIEEQVAEVIKVKRAESGMILNPITIDPEAPVGKAKELMEKYAISGLPVVNTEGYLLGIITKRDIIFETDHNKKVKHLMTRENLITAPVGTSLEKAREILKKTKVEKLPIVDKKFRLRGLITIKDIIKKYTYHHSTVDNLGRLRVAAAIGVSKDALQRAAALIEAEADALVIDTAHAHSANVINLVKLLRRKFPDAQLVVGNIATAEAVRDLAKLNVDALKVGIGPGSICTTRVIAGIGVPQFSAIYNCARVTRRYQIPIIADGGIRYSGDIVKAIAAGASSVMIGNLFAGTDESPGEEILLEGRKYKIYRAMGSIDAMKRGSADRYFQEEAKKFVPEGIEGRVPYRGKVSDVIFQLIGGLKAGMGYCGARTIKELQTKAKFVVISNAGLRESHPHDITITKEAPNYEKLE